The following are encoded together in the Flammeovirga agarivorans genome:
- a CDS encoding AMP-binding protein, with protein sequence MLLHILNKEFTINDLKNGNFSLEGDEFIDNVLIFCFEWLNGKEAFSMQSSGSTGTPKTITVKRQQMYESAKATGAILKLQRNDTALICMNTDYIAGKMMLVRMLELKLDTWIVPPTSTPFKEHQFPVDFDFTAMAPIQVQLSLEDVGSKDRFLNTKKLIIGGAPMAESQEDEIILQMVNTKVYMTYGMTETVSHIALREVSATSDQLYHTLNNVLIGVDHRNCLNITAPMTDNKKIQTNDIVKIISSTSFQWIGRADNIINSGGVKVQAEKVEKATLHHLFDLGYHNINLFVGGVPNDLLGEEVTLFIEGVSLSAEDEHQLLLKLKNELGRYELPKKVVSVGSFVKTNTLKIQRKQTIKQYLDATDA encoded by the coding sequence ATGCTTTTACACATACTCAATAAAGAATTCACTATCAATGATTTAAAAAATGGAAACTTCTCACTTGAAGGGGATGAATTCATTGATAATGTTCTCATTTTTTGCTTTGAGTGGCTCAATGGTAAAGAAGCATTCAGCATGCAATCTTCTGGGTCTACCGGTACTCCTAAGACTATTACAGTTAAACGCCAACAGATGTATGAAAGTGCCAAAGCAACTGGTGCTATACTAAAACTTCAGAGAAACGATACGGCTCTAATCTGTATGAATACTGATTATATTGCAGGTAAAATGATGTTGGTCCGTATGTTAGAATTAAAATTAGATACTTGGATCGTACCTCCTACTTCAACTCCTTTTAAAGAACATCAATTTCCTGTTGATTTTGATTTTACAGCGATGGCTCCTATTCAAGTACAACTTAGCTTAGAAGATGTGGGCTCCAAAGATCGTTTTCTAAATACTAAGAAGTTGATTATTGGTGGTGCTCCAATGGCAGAAAGTCAAGAAGATGAAATCATACTTCAGATGGTAAATACTAAAGTATATATGACATATGGTATGACAGAAACGGTTTCTCATATTGCACTGAGAGAAGTTTCAGCTACTTCTGACCAACTGTATCATACCTTAAATAATGTTCTAATTGGCGTTGATCATCGTAATTGTTTAAATATTACAGCACCAATGACTGACAATAAGAAAATTCAAACCAATGATATTGTCAAGATTATTTCTTCAACATCATTTCAATGGATTGGTAGAGCTGATAATATCATCAACAGTGGAGGTGTAAAAGTTCAGGCAGAAAAAGTAGAAAAAGCTACTTTACACCACCTTTTTGATCTAGGATATCATAATATCAACCTATTTGTTGGAGGTGTTCCGAATGATCTACTTGGGGAAGAAGTCACTCTATTTATTGAAGGAGTTTCTTTATCTGCAGAAGATGAACATCAGTTATTACTGAAATTAAAGAATGAGTTAGGTCGATATGAATTACCAAAGAAAGTGGTATCAGTAGGTAGTTTTGTTAAAACCAATACCCTAAAAATTCAGCGTAAACAAACCATCAAACAATACTTAGATGCAACCGATGCTTAG
- a CDS encoding glycosyltransferase family 2 protein — protein MQPMLSVITAVYNSERFLHQYFYSLLNQTYKDFELIIVDDASSDNSWNIIKEFAQKDERIRAYQKEHSGNIATKSYAQSKVNTSYFTSIDSDDFISEDALALGMNDILTKNLDCSLYQLTYHYPTGDIDLVTNTSTPIFGNLEALSLSLDNWKLSSFGIYKTELLKRIKNQIVGIHADEFEARLLLYYSNRIGINKGTYFYRQHPSSITSIINGNITDLLTLQIELDRFIKEVELPERIKSINDKSSLMIAYGTQHKLEKNRKKFSIEEYQTICQMSEVCLSSINFKKLIQYITLTQKEKVFLTFRLVPKMILKLLFRII, from the coding sequence ATGCAACCGATGCTTAGTGTTATTACTGCAGTATACAATTCTGAAAGGTTTTTACATCAATACTTTTATAGTTTGCTCAACCAAACCTATAAAGACTTCGAATTGATTATTGTGGATGATGCTTCATCAGATAATAGCTGGAATATTATTAAAGAGTTTGCTCAAAAAGACGAAAGAATAAGAGCATATCAAAAAGAACATTCTGGTAATATTGCTACTAAAAGTTATGCCCAATCTAAAGTAAACACATCTTATTTCACCTCGATTGATAGTGACGATTTTATCTCTGAAGATGCTTTAGCATTGGGGATGAATGATATACTCACTAAGAATTTAGACTGCTCTTTATATCAACTTACTTACCATTACCCAACAGGTGATATTGATCTTGTAACAAATACATCAACTCCCATATTTGGAAACCTAGAAGCATTATCTCTTAGCTTAGATAATTGGAAACTTTCAAGTTTTGGAATCTATAAAACTGAGCTTTTAAAAAGGATAAAAAATCAGATTGTTGGAATACATGCTGACGAGTTTGAAGCGAGGCTATTACTGTATTATTCCAATAGAATTGGTATCAATAAAGGGACATATTTTTACAGACAACATCCTTCATCAATAACTAGTATCATTAACGGAAATATCACAGATTTATTAACGTTACAAATAGAACTTGACCGATTTATCAAAGAAGTAGAATTACCAGAACGTATCAAAAGTATCAATGATAAAAGTAGTTTGATGATTGCTTATGGTACTCAACATAAACTTGAAAAAAATAGAAAGAAGTTTTCTATTGAAGAGTATCAAACGATCTGTCAAATGAGTGAAGTTTGTCTTTCTTCCATCAACTTTAAAAAACTTATTCAATACATCACTTTAACTCAAAAAGAAAAAGTGTTCCTTACGTTTAGACTTGTTCCTAAGATGATCTTAAAGCTGCTTTTCAGAATTATTTAA